The following proteins are encoded in a genomic region of Candidatus Lokiarchaeota archaeon:
- a CDS encoding methyltransferase domain-containing protein produces MGLISKSVSYEPTMPSWDHIFQRKGRVFQTPHGDMSRILEELYNRGAKRILDLGCGTGRHVVYFARQGFEVFGFDTSPTAVELTKEWLANAGLNAEIRKHRMEHPFPYQDGFFDCVISVQVIHHNLIQNIIDTVDEINRVTSSKALLFVTVPVLKDKAEEGDWELKKIGDRTYLPMNGPEEGIPHHYFTEEGLIQMFSSFRPLDLYIDSTGHRCFLAEKR; encoded by the coding sequence ATGGGATTAATATCGAAATCGGTTTCTTATGAACCCACTATGCCATCTTGGGATCATATCTTCCAGAGAAAGGGACGTGTCTTCCAAACCCCTCACGGTGATATGTCTCGTATACTTGAAGAGTTATACAATCGTGGTGCCAAGAGAATCCTTGATTTGGGATGTGGAACGGGCAGACATGTTGTCTACTTCGCAAGGCAGGGGTTTGAAGTGTTTGGATTTGATACCTCTCCTACTGCAGTTGAACTTACCAAGGAATGGTTGGCAAATGCTGGTCTAAACGCTGAAATTCGGAAACACAGAATGGAGCATCCTTTCCCATATCAAGATGGTTTCTTTGACTGCGTTATTTCAGTACAAGTCATTCATCATAATCTGATTCAGAACATAATTGATACAGTTGACGAAATTAATCGAGTAACGAGTTCTAAGGCCCTTCTCTTTGTTACTGTTCCAGTATTGAAGGATAAAGCTGAAGAAGGAGATTGGGAACTAAAGAAGATAGGAGACCGCACCTATCTCCCAATGAACGGTCCTGAGGAAGGAATACCACACCACTATTTCACTGAAGAAGGATTGATTCAAATGTTCAGTTCTTTCCGTCCGCTCGACCTGTACATCGATAGCACGGGCCACAGGTGTTTTCTTGCTGAGAAACGGTAA
- a CDS encoding alpha/beta fold hydrolase: MNPKTLRRLVFSVALILLVSGTTLAWAVQNNFGGVVVTEVDFMAEDGSLIHSTLQKPREADASNPLPGVLIIHGALQNKEWVMGFGIELSRRGFVALTIDVNGHGNSDAGSGSGEAGLDYLSDLDFVDSGSLGIIGHSMGSFIAGRVLNETSQQVGALVIVGGSVFEWYNTTRPNNLLVTVGSFDSLFRQASDRSSLTKCFDTDTIEPGVTYGSHDDGSARKLVIANTNHLFETVDPVIIEESVDWLGRSLEPDTYNTEFLPKENLIYPFWLVGGLMGITGLIISIIPLAEFITEHPFFSSLNDRQAVETSENLPLYKGVVYGTIGLVSFFPLLAVGTVLETTVDFPQRYALPVLSWMLGTTLLLLVVVRMLDRESLGWMSKESLKSISKERLIRVFLLVLVLVSWLYACTLVVDLGLALDFRCFLPGLNDFTVSRALLWPIYSLAFLPYFFVESKWLLRMKGEAEDVKGYIRWTVKGVIAKVLPYFVVISIQYGVGLATGVPIVPGLIGFSFLFFYAFAPWFMVAVILSIWTYRATGDELVGALLNSLLFAWMVATVLSFS, from the coding sequence TTGAATCCGAAAACCCTCAGAAGACTGGTATTCAGTGTAGCATTAATACTACTTGTGTCAGGAACAACATTAGCCTGGGCGGTTCAAAACAACTTCGGCGGAGTTGTTGTGACAGAAGTAGATTTCATGGCTGAAGATGGTTCTCTCATACACAGCACGCTTCAGAAACCGAGAGAAGCTGATGCATCCAATCCGCTTCCCGGTGTGCTTATTATTCACGGAGCTCTGCAGAATAAGGAGTGGGTGATGGGTTTCGGTATCGAGCTATCACGTCGCGGCTTTGTGGCCCTTACCATTGATGTAAACGGCCATGGGAATTCGGATGCGGGTAGTGGTAGTGGCGAAGCAGGTCTCGATTATCTCTCCGATTTAGATTTTGTAGATAGTGGTTCTCTTGGCATCATAGGCCATAGCATGGGAAGCTTCATCGCCGGCAGGGTGCTCAATGAAACGAGCCAGCAGGTCGGAGCATTGGTAATCGTTGGCGGATCTGTGTTTGAATGGTACAATACTACACGACCAAACAATCTGCTAGTTACTGTGGGATCATTCGATTCACTATTCCGCCAAGCTTCAGACAGGAGCTCACTCACCAAATGTTTTGATACCGATACAATCGAACCAGGTGTAACCTACGGTTCACACGATGATGGTTCAGCTAGAAAGCTAGTAATTGCAAATACAAATCATCTCTTTGAGACAGTTGATCCTGTAATCATCGAAGAAAGTGTTGACTGGCTAGGTCGTTCACTAGAACCAGATACATACAACACCGAGTTCCTTCCGAAGGAGAACCTCATCTATCCATTCTGGCTAGTAGGGGGTTTAATGGGAATCACTGGGTTGATTATCAGCATTATCCCCTTGGCGGAGTTCATCACAGAGCATCCCTTCTTTTCATCATTGAACGATAGACAAGCAGTAGAGACATCGGAGAATCTACCTCTATACAAAGGAGTAGTCTATGGTACGATAGGGCTTGTTAGTTTCTTTCCGCTTCTTGCTGTCGGTACCGTTCTCGAAACAACGGTAGACTTCCCGCAACGATACGCATTGCCTGTTCTGTCTTGGATGTTAGGCACAACATTGTTACTGCTTGTTGTCGTCCGTATGTTAGATAGAGAAAGCTTGGGATGGATGTCTAAAGAGAGTCTGAAATCAATCAGCAAGGAGCGCCTAATCAGAGTCTTTCTCCTCGTTCTGGTCTTAGTCTCATGGCTTTATGCCTGTACATTGGTAGTGGATCTCGGACTAGCGCTTGATTTCCGCTGCTTTCTCCCAGGATTGAATGACTTTACGGTTTCCCGTGCACTCCTATGGCCAATCTACAGTCTTGCCTTCCTACCGTACTTCTTTGTAGAATCGAAATGGTTGTTGAGAATGAAAGGAGAAGCAGAGGATGTGAAAGGGTACATTCGATGGACCGTCAAGGGAGTTATTGCTAAGGTTCTACCCTACTTCGTTGTCATCAGCATACAGTACGGCGTAGGATTGGCAACCGGTGTTCCAATCGTCCCTGGTCTCATCGGTTTCTCGTTCCTATTCTTCTATGCGTTTGCACCGTGGTTCATGGTCGCAGTGATTTTGTCAATATGGACCTATAGAGCTACGGGAGACGAACTAGTAGGTGCCCTTCTCAACAGCCTGTTATTCGCATGGATGGTCGCAACCGTCCTTTCGTTTAGCTGA
- a CDS encoding NADH:flavin oxidoreductase has product MSILFEPCRIGDLEIRNRFVRSATTSAYADKNGVVRDAAIDLYSNLAKGDVGLIIKGHLYVLESGKAHEGMAGISDEEHVTRLHELTDAVHEHGGKIAAQLNHAGIYHEKDRAGPSEYEGNGWKARALTEDEILDIIQAFGDAAERAAKAGFDAIQIHGAHGYLISQFLSRLTNRRQDKWGGNLQKRMRFLLRVYDEVREQVKDAPVLLKLNCDDFSENGFTIEDSKVVASTMAERGLDMLEISGNGVGKKKQFESRASHEDPIFANLPFAGYAAEIRETVKPMPLSVVNGFRERKTMEQAIEQGLSDLISMSRPFIREPDLVRKIKHGQEEVECIRCDACLGEDVFGKMMLRCHQG; this is encoded by the coding sequence ATGTCCATTCTGTTTGAACCGTGCCGCATTGGGGACCTAGAGATTAGGAATCGGTTTGTGCGTAGTGCTACCACATCGGCTTACGCTGATAAAAACGGTGTTGTCCGCGATGCGGCCATCGACCTCTATAGCAATCTTGCCAAAGGTGACGTTGGTCTGATAATCAAAGGTCATCTGTACGTCTTGGAGAGTGGAAAGGCCCACGAAGGAATGGCTGGAATCAGCGATGAAGAACATGTTACCCGATTACACGAACTGACAGATGCAGTGCATGAACACGGGGGAAAGATAGCGGCTCAGCTCAATCATGCTGGAATCTACCATGAAAAGGATAGGGCTGGCCCAAGTGAATACGAGGGGAATGGTTGGAAAGCAAGAGCTCTTACCGAAGATGAAATACTAGATATAATCCAGGCTTTTGGTGACGCTGCAGAACGAGCAGCTAAGGCTGGGTTTGACGCTATTCAGATTCACGGTGCTCACGGGTATCTGATTTCTCAGTTTCTTAGCAGGTTGACTAATCGTCGCCAGGACAAATGGGGTGGGAATTTGCAAAAGCGAATGCGGTTCCTTCTGCGCGTATATGATGAAGTTCGAGAACAAGTCAAAGATGCGCCTGTGCTTCTCAAGCTGAATTGTGATGATTTCAGTGAGAATGGATTTACGATAGAGGATAGCAAGGTGGTTGCCTCAACTATGGCCGAACGAGGGCTAGATATGCTTGAAATAAGCGGAAATGGTGTTGGGAAAAAAAAGCAATTCGAATCCCGAGCAAGTCATGAGGATCCCATCTTTGCGAACCTTCCTTTTGCAGGCTATGCTGCTGAAATCAGAGAAACCGTAAAACCAATGCCACTATCTGTGGTAAACGGTTTCCGTGAACGCAAAACCATGGAGCAGGCAATCGAGCAAGGCCTGAGTGATTTGATAAGCATGAGTCGTCCTTTCATACGAGAACCTGATTTGGTCCGCAAAATCAAGCATGGGCAAGAAGAGGTGGAGTGTATCCGCTGTGATGCCTGTCTCGGTGAGGATGTCTTTGGTAAAATGATGCTCCGCTGCCATCAGGGCTAA
- the acs gene encoding acetate--CoA ligase codes for MMSKDEKKIQVIMDEERRFSPPDSFRDKAYIKSHEERMKLWEKSLEDPDEFWLETAKDLCYWKKEPTKGFDWKDPDEARFTWFEDGVTNMAYNCLDKHVEAGKGDQVALIWQGEPLDESKTYTYSELLSEVNKAANVLKNLGVEKGDRVAMYMPMIPELAIIMLACVRIGAVHSIVFGGFSSESVKDRILDCDAEILITSDGYYRSGKELVQKTKADDAVEDLDIIKTVLVVQRLGNDIPWDDDRDVWYHEEYEKVDDECEPAWMNAEDPLFILYTSGSTGKPKGVLHTVGGYMVYTTKTFLDIFDWHEGDVYWCTADIGWITGHSYIVYGPLSAGSTSMMYEGAIWPEPDRFWHEVDRWEVNQFYTAPTAIRALMRYGDEPVEKHDLSSLNLLGTVGEPINPEAWLWYYEVVGKKKCPIVDTYWQTETGGVVITPLPGADDLIPSSATFPYFGIDPTIVDETGQPVDANEGGYLCIKQPWPGLMRTVYGNHQRFIDTYWSQYRDPDNGNPMYFTGDGARFNDDGYYFIVGRIDDVLKVSGHRLGTAEIESALVSHPAVAETAVVGFPHEIKGEDIYAYITLKQGIEKSDDLKGELKNHVRSEVGPIATPAKIQFADALPKTRSGKIMRRILKKIAAGEVDDLGDTTTLADPTVVETLVQERVE; via the coding sequence ATGATGTCAAAGGACGAAAAGAAAATCCAAGTTATCATGGACGAAGAGCGGAGATTCTCCCCGCCTGACAGCTTCCGTGACAAGGCTTACATCAAGAGTCACGAAGAGCGTATGAAGCTGTGGGAAAAGTCACTGGAGGATCCCGACGAGTTCTGGTTAGAGACTGCGAAAGATTTGTGCTACTGGAAAAAAGAGCCTACTAAGGGCTTTGACTGGAAAGATCCTGACGAAGCTCGTTTCACATGGTTCGAAGACGGCGTTACCAACATGGCATACAACTGTCTTGACAAACATGTCGAGGCTGGTAAGGGCGATCAGGTCGCACTCATTTGGCAGGGTGAGCCCCTGGATGAGTCAAAGACCTACACCTACAGTGAGCTTCTCTCAGAAGTGAACAAGGCTGCCAATGTACTGAAGAATCTTGGTGTGGAGAAGGGTGACAGAGTCGCCATGTACATGCCGATGATTCCTGAGCTTGCCATCATCATGCTGGCATGTGTTCGAATTGGTGCAGTTCACAGTATTGTCTTCGGTGGATTCAGTTCCGAATCTGTCAAGGACAGGATTCTTGACTGTGATGCTGAGATTCTTATCACATCAGACGGTTACTACCGCAGTGGCAAGGAACTCGTGCAGAAAACCAAGGCAGACGATGCTGTTGAGGACCTAGACATAATCAAGACGGTTCTTGTTGTCCAGCGTTTGGGCAATGATATTCCATGGGACGATGACCGCGATGTCTGGTATCACGAGGAATATGAGAAGGTTGACGACGAGTGCGAGCCAGCATGGATGAATGCAGAAGACCCATTATTCATCCTGTACACGTCGGGCTCCACAGGAAAGCCAAAGGGTGTGCTTCACACAGTTGGAGGCTACATGGTCTACACAACAAAGACCTTCCTGGACATTTTTGACTGGCACGAAGGTGATGTCTACTGGTGCACAGCTGACATTGGCTGGATTACTGGCCACTCTTACATCGTATACGGCCCACTGAGCGCAGGCTCGACATCGATGATGTACGAAGGCGCTATCTGGCCTGAGCCTGACAGGTTCTGGCATGAAGTAGATCGCTGGGAGGTCAACCAGTTCTACACTGCACCAACCGCTATCCGTGCTCTCATGCGCTACGGTGACGAACCCGTTGAGAAACACGACCTTTCATCACTCAACCTGCTTGGCACCGTTGGTGAGCCGATTAATCCTGAGGCATGGTTATGGTACTACGAAGTGGTAGGCAAGAAGAAATGTCCAATTGTGGACACCTACTGGCAGACCGAGACTGGCGGTGTTGTTATAACACCACTACCTGGTGCTGATGATCTCATTCCTAGTAGTGCTACATTCCCATACTTCGGAATTGATCCGACCATCGTTGATGAAACCGGTCAGCCCGTCGATGCTAACGAGGGTGGCTATCTATGTATCAAGCAACCCTGGCCTGGTCTGATGAGGACAGTATACGGCAACCACCAAAGGTTCATCGATACCTACTGGTCACAGTACAGGGATCCAGACAATGGTAATCCAATGTACTTCACTGGTGATGGTGCACGCTTCAACGATGATGGCTACTACTTCATTGTAGGCAGAATCGACGATGTGCTCAAAGTATCTGGACACAGGCTCGGTACCGCAGAAATCGAGTCAGCTCTCGTATCCCATCCAGCTGTCGCAGAAACAGCAGTTGTTGGATTCCCGCACGAAATCAAGGGTGAGGATATCTATGCCTACATCACACTCAAGCAGGGCATAGAGAAATCTGACGATCTGAAGGGCGAATTGAAGAACCACGTCCGTTCAGAGGTTGGTCCGATTGCTACTCCAGCGAAAATCCAGTTTGCTGATGCCCTCCCCAAGACACGCTCTGGGAAGATTATGCGTCGTATTCTGAAGAAGATTGCTGCTGGCGAGGTAGACGACCTTGGTGACACAACCACCTTGGCTGACCCAACAGTCGTTGAAACCCTTGTTCAAGAGCGAGTAGAATAG